The genomic interval GATCGAGGGCGTCCAGCAGATCATCGTCTGCGCGGACGAACCGTCGAAGTACCGCAAGCGTGATCTGGCGCCCGGCACCAAACTCTGGCATCGCGACCGCCTGGACGAGGCCCAGCGCGCCCTGCGCGAGATCCCGGGCGTGACGGTGCTCATCTACGACCAGCACTGCGCCGCCGACGCGCGCCGCCAGCGCAAGCGCGGCACCCTGCCGACCCGCCGCACCCGGGTCGTGATCAACGAAGCGGTGTGCGAGGGCTGCGGCGATTGCGGCACCAAGAGCAACTGCCTGTCCGTGCAACCGGTCGAGACCGAGTTCGGCCGCAAGACCCGCATCGATCAGACGTCCTGCAACACCGATTACACCTGCATGGACGGTGACTGCCCGTCGTTCGTAACGGTGGAGCTGCCGGACCCGGCCGACGCCGAAACCAAGAAGCGCAAGAAGACCCAGCATCCGGAGCCGCCCGCGCTGCCGGCGATCGAGCACACCGCGCCGACCACCACGCAGAACGTCTTCCTCGCCGGGATCGGCGGCACCGGCATCGTCACCGTCAACCAGGTGCTGGCCACCGCCGCCCTGCGCGCGGGCTACGACGTGGCCAGCTTGGACCAGATCGGCTTGAGCCAGAAGGCTGGGCCGGTCGTCTCGCACCTGCGTTTCGTGGCAGGCGAATTGGAGCCCGCCAACCGGCTCACCCCGGGTTCGGCGGACTGCATCATCGCTTTCGACCTGCTCGCCGCCACCGACAACAAGAATCTCGCCTACGGTTCGGCGCAGACCACCCTGTCGGTAGCCTCGACCAGCCAAACTCCCACCGGGGACATGGTTTACGACAAGTCGGTGTCCTACCCGGAGACCTCCGCGCTGCTGGCCCGGCTGGAACGCGCTTCGCGTTCGGTGCGGTCGTTCGACGCGCTGGCCGCCGCCGAGGTCCTGTTCGGCAATACCGCCGCCGCGAACTTCCTGCTGGTCGGCGCCGCCTGCCAGAGCGGCGGCCTGCGGATCCCGGCCGCCGCCATCGAGGAGGCCATCAGCATCAACGGTGTCGCGGTGGCCGCGAACATCGCCGCCTTCCGCTGGGGCCGCACCGCCATCGCCGAGCCGGATGTCTTCGCCGCGGCGACCGCGCGCAAGCAGCGCGAGAAGGCCGAAATGGCCGTTCCGCCGGTGCTGTTCGACGGCTTGACGGCCACCGGTGAAACCCGCCGCCTGGTCGAGTTGCGGGCGGCGGAGCTGATCGGCTTCCAGGGCGTCAAGGTCGCCCGGGAGTACGTCGCCACGGTGCAGCGCATCTGGACCGCCGAGCAGCAGTGCACCAGCCGGACCGAATTCAGCGAGCAGGTCGCGCGCGGGCTGTACAAGTTCACCGCCTACAAGGACGAGTACGAGGTGGCCCGCCGCCTCACCGACCCGGCATTCCTGGACGAGGTGACCGCCCAGCTGCCCGAGGGCGCGAACCTCACCTACAAGTTGCACCCGCCGGTGCTGCGTGCCCTCGGTCGCAAGAAGAAGATCGGCATGGGCCCCAACAGCCACGTCGCCCTGCGCGTGCTGGCCAAGGGTAAGCGCCTGCGCGGCACCAAGTTCGACCCCTTCGGCTATGCCCACGTCCGCAGGGTGGAGCGGGCCCTGCTGGCGCACTACACCGACATGGTGTGCACGCTGGCCGCCGAGCTGACCGTCGACAACTACGACCGCGCTGTGCGGGCCGCGGGCCTGACCGACGTCGTCCGCGGTTACGAAGACATCAAGCTCGCCAACGTGGAGCTCTACCGAGAGCAGTTGCGGGCGCTCGGAATCGAACCTCCGCGGGTATGAGCACGGGCGAACGGGACGTCCGGAGCTTACGCCGGGCGTCCCGTTCGCGGCTACGCCGTTACCTACCGGCACACCGACCGTTGGAATCGCGCGATCGAATCGATTGCCCAGCCGTGACCGAATCCTGAGGCCCGCGGCGATATACAGATATGGGCACTCGATCAGCCCCCGTAGATCGCCGAGACCGCCCCGGACAGCACCGCCAGCCCGTGTTCGAGTTCGTCGTCGGTAATGGTCAGCGGCGGCAGGAGTTTGATCACCTCGTCCTCCGAGCCGGAGGTCTCCACCAGCAGGCCCCGCTCGAAGGCGAGGCGGCAGGCCTTCGCGGCCCGCGACGCGTCCTCGAAGACCAAGCCTTGCACCAGGCCCCGGCCGCGGATCGACAACCCACCATGCGCGGTGGCC from Nocardia goodfellowii carries:
- a CDS encoding indolepyruvate ferredoxin oxidoreductase family protein yields the protein MTELADRELIPAPYDLADRYRVGAGTVVLTGVQAIARQLVEQHVRDLRAGRRIGTFVSGYQGSPLGGVDKMLAGMPGVLSEHDITFVPGLNEELAATAVWGSQGELPEGAATHDGVVGVWYGKGPGLDRATDALRHANMYGANARGGMLLLVGDDPASKSSTVPAVSERSLAAMNIPVLFPRNAREIITMGLHGVALSRASGCVVALKIVADVADGAWTVDGSVGDIDIVVPEILWEGRPFVYKQRPMAAPTDSVIAEADLYGPRWEMVQSYSTANELDVIEVNPPHATVGIAATGTTFDAVRQALLDLGVEDADLMRAGVRLLRIGMPFPIAGPRVREFAQGLDHLVVVEDKTAFLETQIREILYGSADAPRIIGKRDLDGKPLFPQDGELTTGRIIAPLRRALNAHPDMLGLTKKRPLPQPLSLSVLPAKRAAYFCSGCPHNRSTAVPEGSLAGGGIGCHTMVTMSGREDSKVLGLTQMGGEGAQWIGQAPFTQVPHLFQNIGDGTYFHSGQLAVQACVAAGVNITYKLLYNDVVAMTGAQDAEGALAVPKLTHKLMIEGVQQIIVCADEPSKYRKRDLAPGTKLWHRDRLDEAQRALREIPGVTVLIYDQHCAADARRQRKRGTLPTRRTRVVINEAVCEGCGDCGTKSNCLSVQPVETEFGRKTRIDQTSCNTDYTCMDGDCPSFVTVELPDPADAETKKRKKTQHPEPPALPAIEHTAPTTTQNVFLAGIGGTGIVTVNQVLATAALRAGYDVASLDQIGLSQKAGPVVSHLRFVAGELEPANRLTPGSADCIIAFDLLAATDNKNLAYGSAQTTLSVASTSQTPTGDMVYDKSVSYPETSALLARLERASRSVRSFDALAAAEVLFGNTAAANFLLVGAACQSGGLRIPAAAIEEAISINGVAVAANIAAFRWGRTAIAEPDVFAAATARKQREKAEMAVPPVLFDGLTATGETRRLVELRAAELIGFQGVKVAREYVATVQRIWTAEQQCTSRTEFSEQVARGLYKFTAYKDEYEVARRLTDPAFLDEVTAQLPEGANLTYKLHPPVLRALGRKKKIGMGPNSHVALRVLAKGKRLRGTKFDPFGYAHVRRVERALLAHYTDMVCTLAAELTVDNYDRAVRAAGLTDVVRGYEDIKLANVELYREQLRALGIEPPRV